ccagaggtctggagggtggtaacatgagaagagccttctctgcagtggctccccatttgtgaaatgctctccccaaggagattcagctggcgccttcattatacatctttaagtGCCAGGCACTTTTGGCTGATTAATTTCTATGGACCTTTAAGCGTGTCTTGTGGTAGGGTGGGTGTTGGTGgctattgttttgttattgttattgtttttattatatactttgttgttttattctgtgctgttatgctgtgaactgccctgaggtggtggtggtggtggtgatatttCACTCTTTCCCTCTCTGGAATTCTGCTCGACAGCGCCATTTCACCGCATTTTCCATTAagaggcaaaaaataataattagctgCCTGTTGGTTGTTTTAGTTTCTATGAGACCTCAGGAGGGATTAAAGTCTGAAAAAGTCATGTGTGAGGAAGCTCAATATCCTGTCAGCTGTTTATCTTACAGCAGCCAAACAAAAGTGCTCCATAATAAATTGCAAGGTAGTCTCTTGCAAATTCAGATCAGAATAGACATTCTATTTATGCTAAGAATTCTGAAAGAGCGGGACTGCTGAGagaataacatctggaggaaaagTAATGTTAGGAACCAAGTGTCATTGGAAAGATTGGTGAAGAAAGAAAATGGAACAGAGCTTCTTATGGTACACATATAGTACCAACAATCAGGGGGTTGGCAATCAGATTAAGGGAACATTTGTAGCTTATTTTAGAGTTGAGGACAGAAAATGTTATTGCAAATTATCAGATCCCTGTGATTCAACACATCTAGttcattttaatattattttacaTCTTACATGAACTTGCTGATCTATCTGCCTtaagccccccccctctctctgactGCACCAGAGTACCACAGCTGTCTATGCAGAAGCTGCACAGAGCTTATTTCCAAAGGTATGTAAAAGTATGCAAAAGTGCACTTTATGCTGTGCTTTTTTGTGTTGGTGTAGATagaagtagggacgcgggtggcgctgtgggttaaagcctcagcgcctaggacttgccgatcgaaaggtcggcggttcgaatccccgctgcggggtgcgctcctgccgctcggtcccagcgcctgccaacctagcagttcgaaagcaccctcgggtgcaagtagataaatagggactgcttactggcgggaaggtaaacggcgttctgtgtgctgcgctggctcgccagatgcagcttgtcacgctggccacgtgacccggaagtgtctgcggacagcgctggcccccggcctcttgagtgagatgggcgcacaaccccagagtctggcaagactggcccgtatgggcaggggtacctttacctttacctttagatagaAGTATGTGAAGTGAAAGAAATGACTTGCATGAATTCTTTGACCGTTCATAGCACAAGAGTAAATATCTCCCGAGCAGATACAGTGATAATCCAATTTAACAGTCTTAGATACCATccatactcagaaataagtcctactgtgttcagtggggtttactcctatGTGATCATAGAGCTGTAGTTGGAAGGAAACCTGAGTGgcatttagtccaactccctgcaatgcgggaatctcaactaagcGCTTTTAGTACAAATTGGTTTGCAAAGATTCTAACTGGATTTGTTTTTCCAACAAATGTGTTGGATTTGCTGGCTTTTTAAAGTAGAAGTATGCCTACAGCAGGATCAATGTAAGAGGCACACCCTGTACTAGAAGCAATTCATGATTCTGAGCTCTCACACtgtatctaatacagtggtacctcaggttacatacgcttcaggttacagaccctgctaactcagaaatattacctcgggttaagaactttgcttcaggatgagaacagaaatcgtgctctggtgcttcaggttaagaacagtttcaggttaagaacggacctctggaatgaattatgtacttaacccaaggtaccacttcaTAGGCAAATTGCACTGGTACCATtggtaccaaggtaccactgcacaaatTGACAATGCTTCCTCAAATCATCTATGCCTCctagatgtcattggactacagctttcatcatccTTGTTCATTGACCCCAGCCCACACCTCTAGTTGTGCAGATAGGTAACTTTAAACATGGACTTGGTGGTCTTACAGATAGCTCCTCTTTAGATGGTGATTTCATTTCATTAAATTATGACAAGCCCAACCTGGTGCATTTGGGATTCCTCTTGCTCATTCTACTGTGTGGTGCCTTGCACTTTTGCCCCAGACTCCTGCCTTGAGGGGACTGCTCCCTATCACACCAAAGCTGAGCACAAAACCTCCATCAAATTCAGTAACTCACCTTAAACTTTGGCCCACTAGTTTGGGCTGGGGAGCCTACAAAGAAGGCATGGGGCGGGTAGCCATTCCCTGGTCTTGCACATCTGATAACCAGATATATAATGCTGCTTCTGTAATTGACGTTTCAGATTAGCCAcagacagtacaatcctatgaatGTTTAGTAATCTGGAAGTAGGTCTCAGTGcattcagtgagatttactcccttgtaagtgtgcataagattgcagacTAAAAGCATAGCAAATCTGTTAGTCTCTAAGATGCTGCATTAAACTGTTTGTTGGTTTGAACGCAAGCCTGCAGCAAACTATGCCTGAAGGTCTTGTCCTTCAAGCATGCATAAAATTTTCTGTTAAAGTAATGGAAGCTCATAGTCATCCCTGCCACTGCTGACAATGAAATCCATACATTGGTTGTAAAGTATTGTTTTACCTGTGCCATGCTTTGGTGTTTTTTCAGATCTGGACATTTCACCTGGGTGCAATGTCTGAAGAAAACTCCACAACAGTGGTCAGTGAGTTTGCCTTTGTGGGATTAACAAACAACCCTACACTACGAACTAGTCTCTTTTTGGTGTTCCTGGTTATTTATATGATTACCTTGGTTGAAAATCTAGGAATGATTGCCTTAATAAGGGCCAGTCGCCGACTCCACACTCCAATGTACTTCTTTCTCAGCAGCCTATCTTTCCTGGATGTATGCTTCTCTTCTGTGTTTGCTCCAGAGGCATTAGTGAACTTCCTAGCAGAGAAAAGGTCCATTTCCTTTATTGGGTGTGCAATGCAAATGTACTTTTTTATAGGTCTGGGGAGCGCGGAGTGCTTTCTCTTGGCTGCAATGGCATATGATCGCTACGTGGCTATCTGCAAACCCTTGCTGTACCCAGTCCTCATGTCTCCTAGAGTCTGCATTCTTCTGGTGTTGGGGTCTTATGCCCTAGGCCTATTGCACTCTCTCCTTCACACAGTCCTCACCTTCAGGCTGTCATTCTGCAGGTCTAACGTGATCAATAACtttttctgtgacatcacagcactTTTGGccatttcctgttcagatatccACCTCAATGAACTCCTGATTTTCTATGTGGCTGGTCTTGTAGAAGTCACCACCATCCTGAGTGTTGTAGTTTCTTATACATATATTCTCACCAACATTGTGGTGAGGATCAGTTCGGTCGCAGGCAGGCTGAAAGCCTTCTCCACCTGCACCTCGCACCTCATGGTGGTTACCATTTTCCATGGGGCAATTCTCATTCTGCACTTCCGACCAACCTCTAGCGATGAATCTTTGGTTCAAGGCATCTTTGACAAAACACTGAACGTGTTCTATACAGTTGTCATCCCTTTGCTCAACCCTTTGATTTATAGCCTCAGAAACAAGGAGGTAAAGGATGCTCTGAGAGGCTTTCAGCGGAAGGTGTGTGACAAAATATTTTGTTAATGAACCTTATAAAATCAAATGGGCATGGCATTATTAAATCTGTAAAgtctggaaagaaagaaggatgCACCGAATTCCCTCTGGCCTCTATGTGCTGATTTGGTGAGGAATGTAATGTTTCCCTTAAACTATGTCCATATTATTCCAAGCTGAATGAAGGAAACATTCTATGCTATGAATGATATATGGTGTATCCCCTAATATGGAGGTTGACCACTGTTTTAACTATTCTCTTTTGTATTATTAACATAGTGCTTAATAGTGCATTGTATCCCCACCTCCTTAAGTCAGTGATGGGAAGTTGCTGTAGCCCTCTTGGGGTTGTTgggttccagttcccatcagactCATGTTCAGGCAAGATGGAAGTTATAGTTCAGCAGTGTCTGAAGAACCACAGGTTCATCACTCCTGCCCTAAGCCATAGGGAGTATGAGAAGTGCTCCTGTTCAGTCAACTTGGAACAGGAACCTTTCAGTGCTGTTCAGAACTCTTAAAGAAATTAGTTTCAGGACATGAAAATTAGCAAATCCTACAAgtgctcctattttccagggacagttctcaATTTACAAAAGCCgatccggtttctgatttgatcctggaacacccctcttttccttaggatgtcactattttcattggagaaatgttagagggcatCCAACCCCTGAGTCAAGGAGACCAGTGACTCTacaaccattagaagacatctgaaggcagccctgtacagggaagttttcttaaaatgtttaatgttttattatgtttttatatatgttgaaaggtgcccagaatggctggggcaacccagtcagatgaacagggtataaataataaaatcatcatcatcattattgaatAGGGCGTCCTTATTTTAATTGGAGTAATGTTGGTGGAGGGTATGAATTAGCTGTCAGAAAAACTAGTGTGGGCCTGGCTTAAGCATTTTACATCTATATAATTGGGGGAGGAGAGTGGTACAGGCATTGGAAAGGTTAAACTACATCCTGTAagggattttatttttacttcacaTTCCATATTCATTTCTATAACTTGTTGAGGATTGAACAacctattttcttcttttctccccacctccatttTCTCCCCCGCCTCCTTCACATTCTGGAACTCTTGACAGATTATTTGACAGTGTGTGATTTTAATTTACAAAAATTCTTCTGTGTATCTAGAGAAACTCCCGTTTGTGTTGAAACCACTACCTTAGTTTTAGGTGGCTGCATTTGCCATCCTTGCTAACCTATCCACACCCTGAGAGGTTTGCTTCTGCCCAGGGCTCCAGACAGTAGTGCTCTTTAGACTTTGTTGGAAGTGGGGAGTTTCAGAAGAGAGGAACGGGTGCTTTTATCTCCCCTACCAACCTTTCCCCTGTTGTGTTACATTATATGGCAGTAGGTACCTGTCAGTCCTAAACTTGAGCATGTTATATATTTATAGTGAGGGACATGTCAGCTAACAGGGGTGGGGGCGGAATTGGGGGTGCAGGGGAGAAATATGCAAGAAGCTTTTGGGATGCTGCTTATCATGCTTTTTTTGAAATTGCAATTTATAAACCAGTCGAAACCCCCTTTCTGCAAGGGTGGAGGGAGGGCTTGCATTTGACAGAGTTGTCCGTCTATCCATTTTGCCCACCTGCTGCCTGCCAAGTGATGCCAACATCATTCCATTGGCACAGAGCACCCTTTTCTATCCACCAAATGTATGGCCAGATAAAAGTATCACCAATGGGATTGCTGCGAGTGGTGGCCAGTGGAAAGTCTTGAAAGGGATCCCTTCCCAGTGCTACTACCATTGTATGAAAACATTGTGCCCGATTCAGTTCCAAGCGGGTGCAACAGTCTTCTTGCTCCCAACTCCTGTCCTACCTGTGATGTACAGCCGGGCTGTAGATTTGACAAAGAACTTGCACACAGAAAgaagcagagggagagggagctgcTGTCTGCCAGTCATCTCAAAAAGTATCTGAGATGCCATTGCACTGCCTGCAGAAAGTTTAAAAAGGCTTTCCCTGATGTGTGACTCAGTCATTTTCTACAGTGACTATAACTGTAGAtatgattttattgcttttagtTCACTGGGtttgtttcttttatattttatccTATATTTCTCTATTTTCTCAATGCTTGCATGACTTTAGGCTATGAAGTGTTTTTTAgaattgaaaaattaaaaaaaggcaGTCAACTTCTCTCCTCTATAGACTTAATTGTGAGACTCAATTAGGCCCTCTTCAATTGTTTGGCTTGACATTATGCCAAAAGctagccagcaataaatcacacagagtaagTGACGTttactctttattagaagaaacaaggtcTGCTCAGGAGTGTCAGCATAGCAACACATTTCAGAGGCCTAGCCCCtttgaggcagttgtggagactgCCTGCAAGTCCCCACTTTCCAACAGCTGCCTAAATCTCCTGCTCCCCTGGGTCCTTCCTTGAACAAAAGAGATAAAATTCAAAATGGATATCAATATTTATTATTAGAAAATTCAGTCGCACGTGTTTCCCCATGCTTCAGCACTGGTACCTACCAGTACTTTGTATttctgctagggttgccatatttcaagaagtgacaATCTGGACTAAAAAGCTTTTGAGCTATTTTTggcaaaaatgctttttaaaaatgcactattTTTGAGGAAAATCGGCAAAAACACTGCCGAcatggttgccatacatccggattttcccaaACATTTAGCTGATTTCCGCCCAGACATTGattccgactgcagtattctggatatgtccggtaaattctggacatatggcaaccctgattCCTGCCATCTCACTGTTTTGTATTGttgtctggggtgtgtgtgtgtgtgtgtgtgtgtgtgtgtaaaacctgggaccttctgcaggcagatGCACTACCACGGAGTTACAACCCTTTCCCAGAAAAACAAATTGTGACAAAGTGTCAATGTGAATTTGATGAAAGATCACATGCTTCCCCTGCAAAATATCCTAGGTTCAGTgtgcagcatctctaggtagtgcTGGAAAGGATCtttccctgaaaccctggagagccactgccaatcagtgcataGTCCTGCACATGGCTGCTGCCCTCCCATGCCAATATTCATTCAGATAAACCAATGATCTGGCTTTGGCTTCCTACGTTATTGGGATCCCTTCATGAAACaatgttgtggatcgagggcctgacccccgctatgtgaaataaacacacaaggacacgtgatataaggttaatgggcaagaaaaggccacaactttattgattacagcagtgaaaaggtattggcttaggcattggatgactataggaggtgggtttattcaacagtaggtggagcctgttgatgctaatccaactataggctcacccctgatgtcaccgagggtcgtgccatggcctcccgccaagcaggcatcggacggaatacacgaccgccagattcctttaacggaataacccacggtagatagcataggcaatggccacacctagcccttgacacacatgaatccaatgcctaacctacccaccaataccacaaaagttgtgacgattgctacgaggtaggcgaaaaaaccaaaaagcctaatgccaaatggaaaaattcctaccaagccccccagacaaccggggcgaccaacctaaggtccatagcaaggccaaaaaacctagaccctgagctaaatgggagtggagggtgggtgactcgctgcgggacgatgacgactgaggaggaggtggagctggagccgcagcattaagctgctaaacacgccccccggagacacctggttggctgcctccggtgggcatgggcgccagccaggtgaggaggggcgggggctaaggcccctggccaggggcggagctcgggctcccgcccacaaccactcccctctcttccagggaggagagtctttatccaTTTCCAGTCTATGATGCCCCCAACATTCTTCCAGTTGTAGctatagctgtcaatgtttcactttttttaagggaaattcccttattccgattaggattcctcacaagaaaagggaaaagttgacagctatggttgtagCTTCATATAAGTTTGTTTTTTtagggctaacaatactcttccccttctctttgccTCTTCACAAGGGCggcccacccatgaagcaaggtgaggcaactgcctcaggtggcaagatccacaggggtagcagatcccagtgtagatctttatttcccctttGTTAATCTTTGTTCACTCCTTCTTCCCTAGCAGGGAAGGGGCACTTTTGTGGTTCACTTGAAgggccaaaatgtattgggtcgGCTCTGCCTCTTcatatggaattattattattttttatcagaAACAAACAATGCAGTTGAGTCTTGGGGAGAGTATAGCACATTTTCCCAATAGATGAATTCCTAAAACGATGAATTCTGTGCAGTTCTCCAAGGACATGGAGCACTGAGAGTGGTAGGGATAAAATAAAAGCTCTGCAGTTATATATACATGCCATTCCATGCAGCTGACAAAGTGGACTCTGTCTAAGAATGCTTCTGGGTACAATAACTGTGCTCGTTATCACATTTCTCTATTTGGGTTTTACTGCAAGCAACCAAGATAGTTATCTCTCTGGAATTAAGTTCCATTGATGCAATTTTATTCTCCATTTATTTCTTCAGATCTTCTACCACCCCAGTTTTCTTTAAGAGTAAGTAGAGACATATAAGAAAGCAGGAGTCAGTGTGTTGTTTTCCCGCAACCACACGCCTTGTTTTTCTGCATAACTTTTCCCAAACTTTGCTCTTAATTTGGCACATATATGCACGTCTTCTGCTAATGATGATTTTGAAGCATGTTTGATTGATCCTTGTGGCAGGCTTTTTGCctatttgtttgttattttgtttGCTGTTTGCATTATTTATATGAGCTCTGTTATGCAGGCTTATATACATTTAAAGAATTATGGGTTTTTTTATGCTCTACAGAGAAAGGAGAGAGTGCTTCATGATTCCACTGCAAGCCAGTTGATCAGCATTCTGCACTGATTATTTTTCTTCAATATTGTAGTGCATATACCTTCCAAGCATTGTTCTCAAGAGAAGATTATGCTCAGCAATCCAAGAGTCAGAGTTGTTACTTAGCTGTAACAGATACCAGATCCTGCAATGTCATTTTAGTTTAGAAGGGGAAGGAAAATGTGCAGAATTTTACTAAGGGACCCTCTTAACAGTCAAAAGAGCTTCTGGAAAAATTGCAAGTATGCGTAATGATTATCGTAAATGTACTCTGAGTGTCTCGATTATACACTTAAAACAGAAGTGAGAGGAATTTTTCAGTCGAACTCTTGAATTTACTTGCATAACTTTGACTACATATTCTTTCTCAACATCCCCAGTAATAGAGACTCTTAACAGCGGCATTCTTGTAGCAGCAGAACCAAAGGCACACtttcatacccctcaactgtcccaatTTAAGTGGGACACCCCATTTTGGGGTGCTGTGTTCGTGCACAAGTCCCCTGGCTCCTTTGAAAGTGCAGCCCTGAAAGatgcatgtcctggttttcctctGGGCTGGGCTGGAGGGTATTCACTTTCAATGCCAAAAAGTACCGTAATTTTTGAAAGAGGTTCTACATTGCTTCCTGGTATAGCCACTTTCCTACATTAACAAAGGATGTGCTAGCTGTGTGGGGTACATTCTTAGTTTGTGTGGGTGTCTTCATCACATCCTTTCCCACCTATAACTAGGCCCCCATGTTGTATAAGCAGATACCTTTGCAGAGCTGAAGAAGAAGGTAAGACACTCCCTTTATCCCCAAGCGCCTGGTACCTTTGATAGAAATCCTTCCAATATTTGTCTAAATAAAACAAGGGAGTCACTGGTGGCAAATGAATTGCATAGATTTCTCATGTGCATGATTATTAAATGGTCGTTTCTTCTCAGTTGTCGTGTTTCTTTATTTTACAGCTCTGGAATAAAACAATCTGAATGCAATGAAAGAGAAAAACTTCACCGTAATAATCAATGAGTTTGTATTTGTAGGGTTAACAAACAATTTCATACTACAGATTGTCCTCTTTCTAGTCTTCCTTGCTATTTATATTGCTACTTTGGTGGGAAATCTAGGACTGTTTGTGTTAATAAGAGCCTGTCCCAAGCTCCACACTCCAATGTACTTCTTTCTCAGCAACCTCTCTCTCCTCGATGCATGCTTCTCCTCTGTGGTTGCCCCTAAGACTTTTGTGAATCTCTTAGCAGATAAAAAGACCATTTCCCTCACTGGATGTGCATTGCAAATGTACTTTGTGATAGGTCTGGGCAGCACAGAGTGCTTTCTCCTGGCTGCAATGGCATATGATCGCTATGTGGCTATCTGTAAACCACTGCTGTATCCAGTCCTCATGTCTCCTAAAATCTGTACACTTCTGGTGGTGGGGTCCTATGCTCTTGGGCTTCTGCACTCTCTTCTCCATACAGTCTTCACCTTCAGGCTGTCATTCTGTCAATCGAACGAAATCAATCATGTATATTGTGACATCACTGCACTTTTATCACTTTCCTGTTCGGATACTTACATCAATGAACGCCTGATTTTTTTTGAGGCTGGGCTTGTAGAAGGAACCACCATCCTGAGTGTCATCGTCTCTTATATGTACATTCTCATCAACATTGTGAGGATCAGCTCAAGGGCAGGTAGACTCAAGGCGTTCTCCACTTGCACCTCACACCTCACTGCAGTTACCATCTTCCACGGGGCAATTCTTATCTTGCATTTCCGACCAAACTCTGGCAGTGGATCGTTTCTTCAAGATGTCATGGACAAAACCCTTGCTGTGTTCTACACAATTGTCATCCCCTTACTGAATCCCTTGATATACAGCCTGAGAAACAAGGAGGTTAAGGATGCCTTAGGAGGCATTCAGAGGAAGGTATGTAACAAAATGAGTAGCTAGCAACAATTTCTAAACATTTCCACAAGAGCTATATATTGCTAGACCATTATCAGCATCTATGTATGGTGTTGCATGTTCAAtattaaaattacaaaaatgtaGCCTCTCTTGTCATTTACCTATATGATCTTAAGGATCAATTTAAGTTCAGCAAATAATATAAGCGGAAGTGCTCATTGtagcttagggttgccatatttcaaaaagcaaaaaccaggacatcccaaaagttgttgagatttttttaggaagcccccaaaattgttgagttgttttttaaaaaataaaagagagtaAGTCAACTCTAGGAAAGTAATGCCCTATTCTTAAATTGCTTCTCTATGATTACCTCATACAATAAATATGTAGAAGATACTACAAATCATGTGTGGTTGCAATGAGAGAGGGCTGTGGAGATGAACATGAGATCTTAAGATTGTGAGGAAACATAAAAGCCAGAGTGGTCTCATGGGGAGATCTTGGGCCAATCACTACTACTTAGAATATAGAATATAGTAGAATATAGAATATTCTATAATAGAATATAGAATATTCTATAGTAaaataaggacgcgggtggcgctgtgggtaaaagcctcagtgcctagggcttgccgatcgaaaggtcggcggttcgaatccccgcggcggggtgcgctcccgctgctcggtcccagcgcctgccaacctagcagttcgaaagcacccccgggtgcaagtagataaatagggaccgcttaccagcgggaaggtaaacggcgtttccgtgtgcggctctggctcgccagagcagcgatgtcacgctggccacgtgacccggaagtgtctgcggacagcgctggcccccagcctcttgagtgagatgggcgcacaaccctagagtctgtcaagactggcccgtacgggcaggggtaccttacagTAAAATATTCTACTACTTAGAATATAGAATATATACTATTATATACCTCATACAATcgctgtgaggataaaaaggtAATAAGGAGACCATGTTTACTCTACACACCCAGAGAACCTTAATTATTGGGCAGTACATAAACACTGCAAATAATAAGTTACCTTCTGCTTGGAGAAAgcgttttttaaagcaacaacagctAAACATATAATAAAGCAGTGTGCAAAAGTTCCATGATAGATGTTCAGAGATTCCTCATAATAAGCTCAAGGTGTGAAAAATAGGAAATatactttatttccttgacatctaatgggagggcattccacagggtagacgcgactactaagaaggccctttgAGCTCTCCACAGCCATCAACAGCACACCCACATGAAGGGAAGAATCTACTTGGACTTCTGGTCCAGCATTCACTCTGCTCTCAGCTTCTTCATTTCTCTTCACCTGCCTTGTTTCCCTCTAGAGcatcctttctcaacctgtgggtccccagatgttgtcgaactacaactcccatcacccctagctagcaaggccagagctcagggataatgggagttgtagtccaacaacatctagggacccacaggttgagaaaggatgCTCTAGAGTCTGCCATCCCAGTCTGCACTTGACAATGAGTCCTTCATACACAAACCAAACTACATGCCCTTGGGGTACACTTGACTTTTTCAAATGTGAATATTCCCATAAAGCTGATTGCTCGGAGGAAACATGTTGCTCTGTAATACCGTTTCATAAACGTTCAGGTCCATCTCAGCAATAATTCATAGTTTCATCATGAATAAAGGGTTAAACTAGAAGTGCAGAACCTGTgtcccttcagatg
The nucleotide sequence above comes from Podarcis raffonei isolate rPodRaf1 chromosome 1, rPodRaf1.pri, whole genome shotgun sequence. Encoded proteins:
- the LOC128421491 gene encoding olfactory receptor 1086-like, which encodes MSEENSTTVVSEFAFVGLTNNPTLRTSLFLVFLVIYMITLVENLGMIALIRASRRLHTPMYFFLSSLSFLDVCFSSVFAPEALVNFLAEKRSISFIGCAMQMYFFIGLGSAECFLLAAMAYDRYVAICKPLLYPVLMSPRVCILLVLGSYALGLLHSLLHTVLTFRLSFCRSNVINNFFCDITALLAISCSDIHLNELLIFYVAGLVEVTTILSVVVSYTYILTNIVVRISSVAGRLKAFSTCTSHLMVVTIFHGAILILHFRPTSSDESLVQGIFDKTLNVFYTVVIPLLNPLIYSLRNKEVKDALRGFQRKVCDKIFC
- the LOC128418804 gene encoding olfactory receptor 1102-like, producing the protein MKEKNFTVIINEFVFVGLTNNFILQIVLFLVFLAIYIATLVGNLGLFVLIRACPKLHTPMYFFLSNLSLLDACFSSVVAPKTFVNLLADKKTISLTGCALQMYFVIGLGSTECFLLAAMAYDRYVAICKPLLYPVLMSPKICTLLVVGSYALGLLHSLLHTVFTFRLSFCQSNEINHVYCDITALLSLSCSDTYINERLIFFEAGLVEGTTILSVIVSYMYILINIVRISSRAGRLKAFSTCTSHLTAVTIFHGAILILHFRPNSGSGSFLQDVMDKTLAVFYTIVIPLLNPLIYSLRNKEVKDALGGIQRKVCNKMSS